From the Symmachiella macrocystis genome, the window ACCGGGTGTTCGTGTTTTCTTTGTATCGGATAGTTGCCACAGCGGAAGCATGGCACGCACATTCAAGGAAGCAATCAACAAGTTGAAGGATAACACACCACAGTTCTTGCTGGGAACTCGTGACTTCATCGGACCAGACATTCCGAAAGAACGCATCCTTCCTCCTGATGCCGCACTGCAAGCCTTCTCAAAATATGAGAGTGAAATCGTTTCGACTCAGTGGACTTGTGGGAATCGAGGGCTGGGCGTTATTGGGGCAACCGTAATTTCGCTGGCAGCGTGTCAAGATGATGAAGTTGCTGGTGACGGCGCGAATAATGGGGTCTTCACGGCCGCCCTTTTGCAGGTATGGAACAATGGGCAGTTCTCTGGAAGTAGTCAGCAATTCCTGGATGCGATTGCCAGAAAAACCCGTATGTACCAACGCCCGCGTTTCGAGGCGTTCGGTGCATCCAATCCTGGGATGATGGAACAGTTACCGTTTGGGGTTGCGTTGTCTGGTTTTCGTGGCTTGCCAGCTGATACGTTCCAGGTGCCACCCGATAAGTGGAGTCTGGATTGGTGTCGAAAGCTTGGACTTGTATTCGATCAACCGGTCTTGGGTGAGTCTGGGAAATATGGTCTTGGGCGCGGGATTGGGAATGGTGGCGAGTTGACAACTTTTGACGAGCCGGCTTTTCGATGCGCACTTGAATTCAATCCAGCCGCCAGCAAAATGATTACTCCTGAACTGTTCGAAACGGCTGTCAAGCAACAGCTTGCAGATGCGTTGTCTGCCGCATTTCTACAAGTACATGGCGGACTAGTTGCGCGCGGAGCAATCCATACGAATTATGCACCACGAGACGTTCATGGGGAGATCTCTGGAAAGGTGTCGTGCGACAAAGATGGATGTA encodes:
- a CDS encoding caspase family protein, translating into MSFSMSLHIGVNEVDPDTYGEVPRLRSAVKDAEAMEQIATDLEYQDTFHLHNEDATVSAVLTRIGEMALQIEPGGVAMVTYAGHGSEVPDDTGDEQSGRDQTWVLYDKMLIDDQLRAMWGRFAPGVRVFFVSDSCHSGSMARTFKEAINKLKDNTPQFLLGTRDFIGPDIPKERILPPDAALQAFSKYESEIVSTQWTCGNRGLGVIGATVISLAACQDDEVAGDGANNGVFTAALLQVWNNGQFSGSSQQFLDAIARKTRMYQRPRFEAFGASNPGMMEQLPFGVALSGFRGLPADTFQVPPDKWSLDWCRKLGLVFDQPVLGESGKYGLGRGIGNGGELTTFDEPAFRCALEFNPAASKMITPELFETAVKQQLADALSAAFLQVHGGLVARGAIHTNYAPRDVHGEISGKVSCDKDGCKGEVGGSIRF